The nucleotide window GCGGCCCTCTCCAGGTAAACCTAGTTCCTATAAATCCTAGATCTACTAATCCGCATCTATCGATCCAATTAGCAAAGTTTCTGCACATTCTAAGATTAATAGGTCTGCCACCTTTTTTCTCAGTGCCATCTTTTATCTCGTTAAAATCTCCTATTAACAGCCAGGGTTCTCCTATGTTTCTTGCAATTCTTTCAATACTCTGCCAAATCACTCTTCTATTGTTTGGTTGTGGACTCGCATAAACCGCTGTTAGGCACCAGGGATCTTGGTTGTGACGCTGCACTCTTGTATGTATGAATTGCTTATTAGATTCTAATGTTGTAATAGAGATACTGTTGTCCTTCCAGCATATCCAAATTCCTCCTATAAAACCTTGAGCTTCCTCAATAATGAAATTGTTGAAACCAGCGCCTTGGATAATTCTTCTAGCATTATTACCACTAACTTTTGTTTCCAATAGGATCACAATGTCAGGATTGTATTGTCTTAAGAATTCTTTTAAGGTGCGTCTAAAGGCACAACTAGCCGCACCTCTAACATTCCAGGACATTATAATCATTAAAACCCTTGGAAGGAATTAGTTTAGCTGCATATCCGCAGCTGtgtctttctctctctcactgATTCTGGGAGTTTCACACTCCACTCCCATTATCAGGTCTTCTATCTCCTTTTGCATGTCTGTTTCCATAGGCGCATCAGATCTCTGTTCTAGCTCTCTAGGGTCTGGTGGTTCTTCCTCCTCCACGTTGTGGTATTCTTGCTCTTTGTTGTTGGTTGTTTGGATAGTTTGATTTTGCGTGTCGTCATTAGCTGCCTTCCAGTTCTCCTTGTATTTGACTATGTTATTTTCCTTGATATTCTTGCTGCTTTCTCCCTTGTAAATCACTTTCTTTGTGTTGATCTGATTTTTTCCTGCTTGTATTTGCTGATTTTGTGCCTGAGTCAGTTCTATCTGGTTGTTCTTGTTTTTTGCTGTGTAGCTCTTTTCAATTTGATTCTTGTTTGGTTGTTTTGTCTCTTTTCCTTTGCCTCTTTAATTCTGTTCTTTCTCCTCTTGTGCTgcttttttgttgttttctggCTCTCTTTCCTCCTCATTCTCCATTCCACTTTCGTCTAGCTCTTCTATTTCTAACACACTATATCTtgacttattatttttcttgctttctttctcTTTAGTGTGGCTGGCACCAACTTCCTCTTTGTTTAGTTCCTTCCTCATTCTCCTTTGTCTCTGGATTATCATCCATGGGCCGTACTTATCTGATTCTTGGTTCATTGTGGCTTCATTTCCTTTTGCTTTCTCTTGTTCCTTTTCCCCTgctgcttcttgaattactgcTGCTGTTTTCATATTTTTTGCTGCTTGTTTTTCCTTatcttctttctccttttgtTGCTGCTCTTTTGCCTCTTTTAATTCCTTCCAAATATTGCAGTTTTTTTGTTCATGGTCTATTTTGCCACATGTAAAGCAAATTTGGTGAATGCCCTCATACTCAACTTGATATTCCTTTCCATTTACCATATATCTTCCTAGCAGTGGCTTAGTTAAGTCCACCTCCACGCATAGCCTTGCGAATTTTCCTTGACAGAGATGCGAGGTGTTGTAATCCACTTTGCAGGTTCTGCCTATGAGGTCACCTATTTTCCTTAGAATCTTTTCATTGTAGAGTTCGATGGGAAGGCCTGGAAGTCTAACCCATGCTGTGATTTTGTCAATTGAGGTAAGAATGGGGTTAAAATTTGGCTCCCAGAGTCTTAGAGCCAAGTAGTGATCATATATTTTCCAAGGACCATCAAGGAGAGCATGATCTAAGTCATCCTCAGCATAAAACTTCACTAGGTAGAAGTCATTGCCAAGGTCTATGACATCCACTCCACCAAATCTGCCCCACATCAATTCTAGCCTCCTTTTCATTGCTGCGTATCCAATCTTTCTCCCCATGAGTTTAACAATTAGAGATTTCCACCATGGCTTCCAGAGTTCTCTTTTAGCATTATCATTTATAACAATGTTGAACATACCGTCTCCCATATCCACAACTGATatgtcttctttttcttttttccttaaatCTTCTCTTGGTTCTGTTGTTTCAGGTATTTTCTCCTGGTCACTCATCAATTCTTCATTTTCAGTCTCTGATAGGTCTTCATCGGATGTTGCTCCAGCTCCAGTGACCATGTTTGCATAGGACCTCGTTTTCTGATTCTCTACTTTATCTTCCATCCAATCTTCATGACGAGGGACAAGCACTTGTGTGCCTGAGAACCCATCTTcctcttttctaattttttttgctgtTCCTTGCTTGATTCTCATGTTCCTGTGGTGGTCGGGAGTGCTCATTGGGGGCCCTTTCCGGCCTATTGTTGCCAGTCATGGGCGGTGGTGGCTGTTTGAAACGTTATGTCGTGCAGAGAAAGAAACAGGAGATATGCTAACGGCTAACTCATTTTTAAGCTTTATTCGCCGAaatgtatgtttttttttgtatttggatAAGTTTATTGGAAAACTCAGCAAATTTACTAGTTTTTATAGAGTTTGCTGTGGGATGCAACGTATTTGtccaaatacaaaaaaaacgtatatttttataaataaagttcaaaaataaattttgaaaaaataaatattttttataatttatatttaaaaaaaatctaatatttttattgacgttttttttttattatcgttTAATGTCTTGCAAACGAAAAGATACTCAAGTCCAGTCCAAAAAAGTTAGCCCAAAATTATGACCCAACAGGCCCATATTTTTCACGACAAAAACAAAAGGCCTTTGTGATTCTTTAGTCAGCTTCTTAGTGTAATCAATTGGTGTGGAGAGGGGTGCAATCAAGATTTCCAAAATTCTTAAGCAAGTCAGTAGCATACTTCTTTTTATAGATCTGAATTTTTGCTTTGGACATTATATAACCTTCAAATATCCAAGGTCttccaaagataaaaatgacaaaaatattttttataaaattttaaaaagtgacaaaaataataaaaaaaacttttttttca belongs to Arachis duranensis cultivar V14167 chromosome 8, aradu.V14167.gnm2.J7QH, whole genome shotgun sequence and includes:
- the LOC107461000 gene encoding uncharacterized protein LOC107461000, translating into MSWNVRGAASCAFRRTLKEFLRQYNPDIVILLETKVSGNNARRIIQGAGFNNFIIEEAQGFIGGIWICWKDNSISITTLESNKQFIHTRVQRHNQDPWCLTAVYASPQPNNRRVIWQSIERIARNIGEPWLLIGDFNEIKDGTEKKGGRPINLRMCRNFANWIDRCGLVDLGFIGTRFTWRGPQWEGYDRVFKRLDRALSNPLWRTKFQEAVVKVLPRTNSDHHPLLLMENEGTDCRNGRPFRFEAMWSMHPDFRPFLEKHWKEDSMFIQNLNSLRKDLSKWNKEVFGNIFKTKRRLLNRINGIQKSISYGKNPFFG